A DNA window from Pyrus communis chromosome 3, drPyrComm1.1, whole genome shotgun sequence contains the following coding sequences:
- the LOC137727440 gene encoding zinc finger CCCH domain-containing protein 19-like: MEADEEDTSKVSEPSISPQDDALPLPHTGEELRNTEPQCYPEAVTEPEHGGSGLRFDGESDLVPASVGRDDGDGIEGGCKEEDTEMEDVVEAMVVADETIKTDAVEDLGAAMEKSAADAGEKLVVEEETNVVEGHVTEETEVKEEMDVAGGHVTEETEVEEEMTVAGGHVKEETEVVEVMNVAEGHATEETEVGHVNEKALDTEEKLLPEEAAVVNLDKQEAEESNVAETAEETVLSMKDKTEQMTGEAKEEDIEAETGGNEAETEAVGGEDRDEAVGEEAEAKVELEETEAEAEQVEAEAEVEGDEDDAGVDDEENAADILAETDIVGEVDMGDDVMEEITEAEATGAAEEEAEEMEVEEEEEMKRASSGGKRKRVKSSKDTGKLLSKKKMEEDVCFICFDGGELVLCDRRGCPKAYHPSCVNRDEAFFRAKGRWNCGWHLCSNCEKTAHYMCYTCTFSLCKGCIKDAVILCVRGNKGFCETCMKTIMMIEKNEQGNKDKDEVNFDDKSSWEYLFKDYWIDLKEKLSLTLDDLVQAKNPWKGSTGRANKQKSRDEPYDANDGGGSDSDNSENLDLVNSKNRKSKKRMRTRAKGRDSSRPATETGSEGPSAGDSAGWASKEILELVMHMRDGDESALSQFDVQALLLEYIKRNKLRDPRRKSQIVCDIRLQNIFGKPRVGHFEMLRLLESHFLVKEDAHADDRQGSVADTEGNQLEVDGNSDTPEKASKDKKRKTRKKGDGKGPQSNIDDFAAIDMHNINLIFLRRNLVEDLLDDLDNFQDKVAGSFVRIRISGSGQKQDLYRLVQVKGTCKGAEPYKVGKRMTDILLEILNLNKIEIISIDIISNQDFTEDECKRLRQSIKCGLINRLTVGDVQDKATVLQTVRVKDWLETEIVRLSHLRDRASEKGRRKELRECVEKLQLLKTPEERQRRLEETPEIHADPNMDPSYESEEEEDEGDDKRQDSYTRSTGSAFGRKGRDPISPRRGGSSFNDSWSGTRNYSNPNRELSRNMSNKGFYNKAENTTGAGEIVNDSWGQGRDRETLKTNQWEKKQNISSLETGVRSTQSMVPSESSPGGGSGNSVAHFSTGISQSTATINDAEKIWHYKDPSGKVQGPFSMAQLRKWNSTGYFPANLRVWKNTEKEEDSILVTDVLAGKFQKDPSPVDSSFLKAQMVQDSHLTPAHSGKPQGGLFQRGAEGQAGGGSWGSQNELNPSSGRGTPSSVEVPKYSSDGWSTTDFPSPTPSRTPLGGARGQAYESNWSPTPVHPTGSILGGNGVPQPSTVATPESALRVSLSGNDRSSSLHGINAAPKSEGGPLLGSTNSLQMQSQVNASMNQVPDVKNLVSNLQNLVQSVTSRSPGGDTQGWASGSVPKQEMTGSGPVSGSETQHWTGAPSQRIEPISATTMPAQHPAHGYWSNAPSTNNATPSINTGNAAGNFPSSGFSGVPQSDPWRPQVPANQSYIQPPALSPQLHWSMGVPDNQSSLPRTGQENQNAGWAPIGEDPNMAWGGQVPANTNMNWGALGQGPGWAGPGQGPVPGNAAPNWVQPAAQGPPANPGWAPSGQGTAVGNTNPGWSAQTQNGGDRFSNQRDRGPHGGDSGYGGGKPWNRQSSFGGGGGGGGGGGGGLGRTTSKVCRFFESGHCKKGAACDYLHPTSKNFGNT; encoded by the exons ATGGAAGCGGACGAGGAAGATACTTCCAAGGTGAGCGAGCCTTCGATTTCACCCCAAGACGACGCTTTGCCGTTGCCTCACACAGGTGAGGAGCTCCGGAACACCGAGCCGCAATGCTACCCGGAGGCTGTAACCGAGCCCGAGCATGGGGGCTCGGGGCTCAGGTTCGACGGAGAATCTGATTTGGTACCGGCTTCAGTAGGGAGAGACGATGGGGATGGGATTGAAGGCGGGTGTAAGGAGGAGGATACGGAAATGGAGGATGTGGTGGAGGCGATGGTGGTGGCTGATGAGACCATTAAAACTGACGCAGTGGAGGATTTGGGGGCGGCGATGGAGAAGTCTGCTGCTGACGCGGGAGAGAAGTTGGTGGTGGAAGAGGAGACGAATGTGGTAGAAGGTCACGTGACAGAGGAAACGGAGGTCAAGGAGGAGATGGATGTGGCTGGAGGTCACGTGACAGAGGAAACCGAGGTGGAGGAGGAGATGACTGTGGCCGGAGGTCACGTGAAAGAGGAAACTGAGGTTGTGGAggtgatgaatgtggctgaAGGTCACGCCACAGAAGAAACTGAGGTTGGGCATGTGAATGAAAAGGCACTGGATACAGAGGAGAAGTTGTTGCCTGAGGAAGCTGCTGTGGTTAACTTGGACAAGCAGGAGGCCGAGGAGTCTAATGTGGCTGAAACGGCTGAGGAGACTGTGCTTTCAATGAAGGACAAAACAGAACAAATGACGGGTGAAGCCAAGGAAGAGGATATTGAGGCCGAGACAGGGGGAAATGAGGCTGAGACCGAGGCGGTAGGAGGGGAGGACAGGGACGAGGCGGTGGGAGAGGAAGCTGAGGCCAAAGTGGAGCTAGAGGAGACTGAGGCCGAAGCTGAGCAAGTGGAGGCTGAGGCCGAAGTAGAAGGAGATGAGGATGACGCAGGGGTAGATGATGAGGAGAATGCGGCAGACATCTTGGCTGAGACCGACATAGTGGGAGAGGTGGATATGGGTGATGATGTAATGGAGGAGATAACTGAGGCAGAGGCGACAGGGGCAGCAGAGGAAGAAGCAGAAGAAATGGAggtggaagaggaggaggagatgaAAAGGGCCAGCAGTGGCGGGAAGAGGAAGCGTGTGAAGAGTTCTAAGGACACAGGAAAACTCCTTTcaaagaagaaaatggaagaggaTGTCTGTTTCATTTGCTTTGATGGGGGAGAGCTTGTGCTTTGTGACCGCAG GGGATGTCCCAAGGCATACCATCCTTCGTGTGTTAATCGTGATGAGGCCTTCTTTCGGGCTAAGGGTCGATGGAATTGTG GTTGGCACCTTTGTAGCAACTGTGAGAAGACTGCCCACTACATGTGTTATACATGTACCTTTTCCTTGTGCAAGGGCTGTATCAAAGATGCTGTTATCTTATGTGTTCGAGGAAACAAAGGCTTCTGTGAgacatgcatgaaaactatCATGATGATTGAAAAGAATGAGCAAGGAAACAAGGACAAG GATGAAGTCAATTTTGATGATAAAAGCAGCTGGGAGTACCTCTTCAAGGATTATTGGATAGACTTAAAAGAGAAGTTATCTCTAACGCTTGATGACCTTGTTCAGGCCAAGAATCCATGGAAAGGTTCAACTGGACGTGCTAATAAACAGAAGTCACGTGATGAACCCTATGATGCTAATGATGGTGGAGGTTCTGATTCAGACAACTCTGAAAATTTGGATTTAGTTAACTCTAAAAATAGAAAGTCCAAAAAACGAATGAGAACCCGTGCAAAGGGGAGGGATTCATCAAGACCAGCTACAGAAACTGGATCTGAAGGCCCATCTGCAGGTGACAGTGCAGGGTGGGCATCAAAGGAAATTTTGGAGTTGGTTATGCACATGAGAGATGGTGACGAGTCTGCATTATCTCAGTTTGATGTTCAGGCTCTCTTGCTAGAATATATAAAAAGGAACAAACTTCGTGACCCTCGCCGAAAAAGTCAGATAGTTTGTGATATAAGgcttcaaaatatatttgggAAACCACGTGTTGGGCATTTTGAAATGTTAAGGCTTCTTGAATCCCACTTTCTTGTAAAAGAGGATGCTCACGCTGATGATCGTCAAGGGAGTGTTGCTGATACCGAAGGCAATCAGTTGGAGGTTGATGGCAACTCTGATACCCCGGAAAAGGCCAGTAAAGATAAGAAACGTAAAACACGTAAAAAGGGTGATGGGAAAGGACCTCAGTCTAATATTGACGACTTTGCAGCCATTGATATGCATAACATTAATCTAATTTTCTTAAGGCGTAATTTAGTGGAAGATCTACTTGATGATCTGGATAACTTTCAAGATAAGGTTGCTGGCTCGTTTGTCAGAATTAGAATTTCTGGTAGTGGTCAAAAGCAAGATTTGTATAGGCTGGTCCAAGTTAAAG GTACATGCAAAGGTGCTGAGCCATATAAAGTTGGTAAAAGGATGACAGACATCTTGCTGGAGATATTAAACTTAAACAAGATAGAGATCATTTCCATTGATATCATCTCAAACCAAGATTTCACTGAG gacGAATGCAAGCGACTGCGTCAGAGCATAAAATGTGGACTTATCAATCGGCTTACTGTG GGTGATGTTCAAGACAAAGCAACAGTGCTCCAAACAGTCAGAGTCAAAGAT TGGTTAGAAACGGAGATAGTGAGACTCAGTCATCTTCGCGATCGAGCTAGTGAAAAAGGGCGCAGAAAGGA GCTTAGAGAGTGTGTAGAGAAGTTGCAGCTTCTAAAGACACCTGAGGAACGCCAGCGTAGACTGGAGGAAACTCCAGAAATACATGCAGATCCAAATATGGACCCGAGTTATGAAtctgaggaggaggaagacgaaGGAGATGATAAGAGACAAG ATAGTTACACTAGATCTACAGGTTCTGCCTTTGGAAGGAAGGGGAGGGATCCAATCTCTCCACGAAGAGGAGGATCTTCTTTTAACGATTCCTGGAGTGGGACAAGGAATTATTCCAATCCGAATCGGGAGTTAAGCAGGAATATGTCGAATAAGGGATTCTACAACAAAGCAGAAAATACAACTGGAGCTGGTGAGATAGTGAACGATTCATGGGGTCAAGGAAGAGACAGAGAAACACTGAAAACAAACCAATGGgagaagaaacaaaatatttCAAGTTTAGAAACAGGTGTTAGGAGTACGCAGTCTATGGTACCATCTGAATCATCTCCTGGTGGTGGCTCGGGAAATTCAGTGGCACATTTCTCCACTGGCATATCGCAATCTACAGCCACCATCAATGATGCAGAAAAAATATGGCATTACAAAGATCCTTCTGGGAAAGTTCAGGGACCATTTTCCATGGCACAGCTGCGCAAATGGAACAGCACTGGCTATTTTCCTGCCAACTTGAGAGTTTGGAAAAACACTGAGAAGGAAGAAGATTCTATCCTGGTAACTGATGTATTGGCCGGAAAGTTCCAGAAAGACCCTTCACCGGTTGACAGTAGTTTTCTAAAGGCCCAAATGGTGCAAGATTCACATCTCACACCTGCACATTCTGGGAAGCCTCAAGGAGGTCTCTTTCAGCGGGGTGCAGAAGGCCAAGCTGGAGGAGGAAGTTGGGGGTCTCAAAACGAACTTAATCCTTCCTCAGGCAGGGGTACTCCATCATCAGTGGAGGTCCCCAAGTATTCTTCAGATGGGTGGAGCACAACAGACTTTCCCTCGCCTACTCCATCCCGAACTCCATTAGGTGGGGCAAGGGGTCAAGCTTATGAAAGTAATTGGTCACCCACCCCTGTTCATCCAACTGGCTCCATCTTGGGTGGCAATGGAGTGCCGCAACCTAGTACAGTAGCTACTCCAGAAAGTGCACTGCGAGTTTCACTTTCTGGAAATGATCGTTCAAGCTCTCTTCATGGCATTAATGCAGCACCCAAGTCTGAAGGTGGTCCACTTCTGGGCTCCACAAATAGTCTTCAAATGCAGAGTCAAGTAAATGCTTCAATGAATCAAGTGCCAGACGTGAAAAATCTTGTTTCAAATCTGCAAAATCTGGTTCAGTCTGTGACTAGTCGTTCACCCGGTGGTGATACTCAAGGATGGGCTTCTGGTTCAGTTCCAAAACAGGAAATGACTGGTTCAGGCCCAGTATCTGGGAGTGAAACTCAACACTGGACAGGTGCTCCATCCCAAAGGATAGAACCAATTAGTGCTACTACTATGCCTGCACAACATCCGGCCCATGGTTACTGGAGTAATGCTCCATCTACCAACAATGCTACCCCGTCTATTAATACAGGAAATGCAGCTGGAAATTTCCCTTCATCAGGCTTCTCTGGTGTTCCCCAGTCTGATCCTTGGAGACCCCAAGTTCCGGCTAATCAATCATACATTCAGCCTCCAGCACTATCACCCCAGTTACATTGGAGCATGGGTGTTCCAGATAACCAAAGTTCTCTGCCAAGAacggggcaagagaatcaaaacgCAGGTTGGGCGCCAATTGGGGAAGATCCAAACATGGCCTGGGGAGGACAAGTGCCGgcaaatacaaacatgaattgGGGAGCTCTGGGACAGGGTCCAGGGTGGGCTGGGCCTGGTCAAGGTCCAGTACCTGGAAATGCAGCGCCTAATTGGGTCCAACCTGCTGCTCAAGGACCGCCTGCAAATCCTGGTTGGGCTCCATCTGGTCAAGGGACAGCAGTTGGGAACACCAATCCTGGTTGGAGTGCACAAACTCAGAATGGAGGAGATAGGTTCTCAAATCAAAGGGATCGTGGCCCACATGGCGGAGATTCTGGTTATGGTGGTGGCAAGCCCTGGAATAGGCAGTCGtcatttggtggtggtggtggtggcggcggcggtgggGGAGGAGGTTTGGGGAGAACTACTTCGAAAGTGTGCAGGTTCTTTGAGAGTGGTCACTGCAAGAAGGGCGCAGCGTGTGATTATCTGCACCCGACCAGTAAGAATTTTGGGAACACATAG
- the LOC137727441 gene encoding uncharacterized protein, which translates to MDKNGEGGDGEIPIQKPNTNPILGGSGGGGGSSTKGKSCKGCLYYSSTQKSKSKYPTCVGFSKTLQQVPSYIVGETELEASKADRTLADFKYACVGYSVFLDRKDTPADPHNKQAELPFCVGLEVLYDKKPAGHTHAPASAHNREENSRPIPQPRTYKPAHSAGDEYLRRFKRNAVLVASGVARNVNRVGNYVKQSVDDILYPYRRRPK; encoded by the exons atggatAAGAACGGCGAAGGCGGAGATGGAGAAATCCCAATCCAAAAACCTAACACCAATCCTATTCTCGGCGGAAGCGGAGGCGGAGGAGGGTCATCGACGAAGGGAAAGTCATGCAAGGGTTGCCTCTATTACTCCTCCACCcagaaatccaaatccaaataccCCACCTGCGTCGGCTTCTCCAAAACCCTCCAGCAAg TTCCGAGCTACATTGTGGGAGAAACTGAATTGGAGGCGTCTAAAGCAGACCGGACGCTTGCCGATTTTAAATATGCCTGCGTTGGTTATTCGGTCTTCTTAGACAGAAAAGATACTCCTGCTGATCCACATAATAAACAAGCAGAATTGCCGTTTTGTGTTGGTCTCGAG GTACTGTATGACAAAAAACCTGCAGGCCATACGCATGCTCCGGCTTCTGCTCATAATAGAGAAG AAAACAGTCGGCCTATTCCTCAACCTCGAACCTACAAACCAGCACATTCAGCAGGAGATGAATACCTCCGCAG GTTTAAGAGGAATGCAGTTCTAGTAGCATCAGGTGTTGCCAGAAATGTGAATAGAGTGGGCAACTACGTGAAACAGAGTGTGGATGACATTCTGTACCCTTACCGTAGAAGGCCCAAGTAA
- the LOC137730314 gene encoding cytochrome P450 84A1-like translates to MELLRQALQSLQSSPMLLILLLLLVISFIFLFSSRRKLPYPPGPKGWPIIGNMLMTDQLTHRGLAHLAKQYGGLLHLRMGVIHIIAVSTPDTAREILQVQDNLFANRPANVALSYLTYDRADMAFANYGPFWRRMRKICVINLFSRKRAESWASVREEVNEMVQTVAGKTGSPVNIGQLVFALTRNITYRAAFGSRSHEGQGEFVKILQEFSKLFGAFNMQDFLPWLGWVHAQGFQDRMARARKSLDVFIDKIIDDHMAKRKANVENKDDSEAADTDMVDELIAYFSDDAGKEGDDPNSGFKLTRDNIKALIMDVMFGGTETVASVIEWTMAELMKSPEDLKRVQQELTDVVGLNRRLQETDLENLTYLKCAVKESLRLHPPIPLLLHETVEDTSVAGYSFPAGSRVWINAWAIARDPTAWDEPETFKPSRFLDDGSPDFKGSNFEFIPFGSGRRSCPGMALGLYGLEMAVAHLLHCFAWELPGGMKPSELDMNDVFGLTAPKAVQLVAVPTYRLNCPL, encoded by the exons ATGGAACTCCTTCGCCAAGCTCTTCAATCCCTGCAATCTTCACCCATGTtgcttattcttcttcttctcctcgtCATTTCCTTCATTTTCCTGTTTAGTTCCCGCCGGAAACTCCCATATCCGCCAGGCCCAAAAGGGTGGCCCATCATCGGCAACATGCTTATGACGGACCAACTTACCCATCGTGGCTTGGCCCATTTGGCCAAGCAATATGGTGGTCTCCTCCATCTCCGGATGGGGGTTATACATATTATTGCAGTATCAACTCCTGATACGGCCCGTGAAATCCTCCAAGTCCAAGACAACTTATTCGCCAACCGGCCTGCCAACGTTGCCCTATCTTACTTGACCTACGATCGGGCGGACATGGCCTTTGCCAACTACGGCCCGTTCTGGCGTCGCATGCGCAAAATTTGCGTCATTAATCTATTTAGCCGAAAACGGGCTGAGTCATGGGCTTCAGTGCGCGAGGAAGTCAATGAGATGGTCCAAACCGTGGCGGGAAAAACCGGCTCCCCGGTGAATATCGGGCAGTTGGTTTTCGCTCTAACGAGGAACATAACATATCGGGCGGCTTTTGGGTCAAGATCACATGAAGGGCAAGGCGAATTTGTGAAGATTTTGCAagaattttcaaagctttttgGAGCTTTTAACATGCAGGATTTTCTACCATGGTTGGGTTGGGTTCATGCACAGGGTTTTCAGGACAGAATGGCTAGGGCACGTAAATCACTAGATGTTTTCATCGACAAGATCATCGACGACCACATGGCTAAGAGGAAAGCAAACGTGGAGAATAAGGATGACAGTGAGGCTGCTGATACAGATATGGTGGACGAATTGATAGCTTACTTTAGTGATGATGCTGGAAAGGAAGGTGACGACCCCAATTCTGGCTTCAAGCTCACCAGAGACAATATCAAAGCACTTATTATG GATGTGATGTTTGGTGGAACAGAAACGGTTGCATCAGTGATCGAATGGACAATGGCAGAGCTGATGAAGAGCCCAGAAGATCTCAAAAGAGTACAACAAGAGCTCACTGATGTCGTTGGATTGAACCGTAGGCTCCAGGAAACCGACCTTGAAAACCTAACCTACCTCAAATGCGCAGTCAAAGAATCCCTCCGTCTCCACCCGCCAATCCCTCTCCTCCTACACGAGACCGTGGAAGACACCTCTGTGGCTGGCTACTCGTTCCCAGCCGGGTCACGGGTTTGGATCAATGCATGGGCTATTGCTCGTGACCCGACTGCATGGGACGAGCCAGAAACATTCAAACCCTCGAGGTTTCTGGACGATGGCTCGCCTGATTTCAAAGGGAGTAACTTCGAGTTTATTCCTTTTGGGTCTGGTCGGAGGTCGTGCCCAGGAATGGCGTTGGGGCTGTATGGGTTGGAGATGGCTGTGGCTCATCTGCTTCATTGTTTTGCATGGGAGTTGCCCGGTGGGATGAAGCCTAGTGAGCTTGACATGAATGATGTGTTTGGACTGACTGCACCAAAAGCGGTTCAGCTTGTTGCTGTGCCAACTTACAGGTTGAATTGCCCCCTTTGA